A single Blastopirellula retiformator DNA region contains:
- a CDS encoding DUF1559 family PulG-like putative transporter: MEIDESYAGQSGPCAICAKTITIPQLAATGPTVAQVVKPGARRRPAETDQARMPLSTIMMILGFSFAGLACLAICGGGVASVAVPAIRQARRNTQNEASRDNLKRIAEAMNAYHDTYGAFPPAVTTDDKGKPMHSWRVLLLPFLGHSDIYSRYNLSLPWDDPTNMQLVYEMPSVYRSFDDSSSGGYYDTRFVVIRGKQTLFPDDGGVSRGDVADDPDSVLLVVEKNGTGVNWIEPTDLLLNRDSLLIENDPENAATLPNSLTGNVVMQGGDVFLLPDYTSQQLMHDMSTRDGREEVYTELQDLLTTP; this comes from the coding sequence ATGGAAATCGATGAAAGCTACGCCGGCCAATCAGGCCCGTGCGCCATTTGCGCCAAGACGATTACGATTCCGCAGTTGGCTGCGACCGGGCCGACGGTCGCGCAGGTCGTGAAACCTGGCGCTCGGCGGCGCCCTGCCGAGACCGATCAGGCCCGGATGCCGCTGTCGACGATCATGATGATCCTGGGCTTTTCGTTTGCGGGGCTCGCTTGCTTGGCGATTTGCGGCGGCGGCGTCGCCAGCGTGGCGGTTCCGGCGATCCGCCAAGCCCGCCGCAATACGCAAAACGAGGCCTCACGCGACAATCTCAAACGTATCGCCGAGGCGATGAACGCCTATCACGATACTTATGGGGCTTTCCCGCCGGCGGTCACGACCGACGACAAGGGGAAGCCGATGCACTCGTGGCGGGTGCTGCTGTTGCCATTTCTGGGGCACTCCGACATTTACTCTCGGTACAACCTGAGTTTGCCGTGGGACGATCCGACCAACATGCAGTTGGTCTACGAAATGCCGAGCGTCTATCGCAGTTTTGACGACTCCAGCAGCGGCGGCTACTATGACACGCGGTTTGTCGTGATTCGCGGTAAGCAAACCTTGTTTCCCGATGACGGCGGCGTCTCACGGGGCGATGTCGCCGATGATCCCGATTCGGTGCTGTTGGTAGTTGAAAAGAACGGAACCGGAGTCAATTGGATCGAGCCGACCGATCTGTTGCTCAATCGAGATTCGCTGCTGATCGAAAATGATCCCGAAAACGCCGCAACCTTGCCCAATAGCCTGACCGGCAATGTCGTCATGCAGGGAGGGGACGTCTTCTTGCTGCCCGACTACACAAGTCAGCAACTGATGCACGACATGTCGACCCGCGACGGGAGAGAAGAGGTCTATACCGAACTGCAGGACCTGCTGACGACGCCGTGA
- a CDS encoding bifunctional 4-hydroxy-2-oxoglutarate aldolase/2-dehydro-3-deoxy-phosphogluconate aldolase — MPAPTTVQRITDCGIVAVLRADRPEAVVDIAEALLAGGVHAIEVTFTVPKAHQVLEAVADRLGGKIVLGAGTVLDPETARLAILAGAEFIVSPAINLETIELCRRYSKAVLPGALTPTEVLTAWQAGADVVKIFPSEITGPKYLKALHGPLPYIQLMPTGGVNLQTAADFLASGACALGVGGSLIDKQAVATGDMQRIADLAAQYVQIVQDFRARN; from the coding sequence ATGCCAGCACCGACCACCGTCCAGCGGATCACCGATTGCGGAATTGTCGCCGTTCTGCGGGCAGATCGCCCCGAAGCGGTCGTCGATATCGCCGAAGCGCTGCTGGCCGGCGGCGTTCATGCGATCGAGGTGACCTTCACCGTGCCCAAGGCGCACCAGGTGCTGGAAGCGGTCGCCGACCGGCTGGGGGGGAAGATTGTGTTGGGCGCCGGGACAGTTTTGGATCCCGAGACCGCCCGACTGGCCATATTGGCGGGCGCCGAGTTTATCGTCTCGCCGGCGATCAACCTGGAGACGATCGAGCTGTGCCGGCGCTACAGTAAAGCGGTCCTGCCTGGAGCGCTGACGCCCACCGAGGTGCTGACCGCCTGGCAGGCCGGGGCCGACGTGGTGAAGATCTTTCCGTCGGAGATTACTGGGCCGAAGTACCTGAAGGCGCTGCATGGTCCCCTGCCCTACATCCAGCTAATGCCGACCGGCGGCGTCAATTTGCAGACCGCGGCTGACTTTCTGGCGTCAGGCGCCTGTGCTTTGGGCGTGGGTGGGTCTTTGATTGACAAGCAAGCGGTCGCGACCGGCGATATGCAGCGGATCGCCGACTTGGCGGCCCAATACGTGCAGATCGTGCAAGACTTCCGAGCCAGAAATTGA